The proteins below are encoded in one region of Holophagaceae bacterium:
- a CDS encoding response regulator, whose translation MTLLVVEDEPQMLRFLRASLQSHGYRMLEAATAEEGMRLATLHQPDVILTDLGLPDLDGLELTRRLRGWTDRPILVISARGQEEDKVKALDAGADDYLTKPFGVGELLARIRVALRHTQRRGEAEDPIFELGRWRVDLAKREVRVEGVEVHLTPNEYKLLTTLIRHAGKVLTHHMLLKEVWGASAGAQPHYLRVYMAQLRQKLEEDSARPKHLITEPGVGYRLKLE comes from the coding sequence ATCACGCTCCTGGTGGTGGAGGACGAACCCCAGATGCTGCGGTTCTTGAGGGCCTCGCTGCAAAGCCACGGCTACCGGATGTTGGAAGCCGCCACCGCCGAGGAGGGCATGCGTCTGGCCACGCTTCATCAGCCCGATGTCATCCTCACAGACCTGGGGCTGCCAGACTTGGACGGCCTGGAACTGACCCGGCGCCTGCGCGGGTGGACGGACCGCCCCATCCTCGTCATCTCGGCCCGGGGGCAGGAAGAGGACAAAGTGAAGGCTCTGGATGCCGGAGCGGATGATTACCTGACGAAACCTTTCGGCGTCGGCGAGCTGCTGGCGCGCATCCGCGTGGCGCTGCGCCACACCCAGCGCCGCGGGGAAGCGGAGGATCCGATTTTCGAGCTGGGACGCTGGCGGGTGGACCTGGCGAAACGCGAAGTGCGGGTGGAGGGCGTTGAAGTCCATCTCACACCCAACGAATACAAGCTGCTCACCACACTGATCCGGCACGCTGGCAAGGTGCTCACCCATCACATGCTGCTGAAGGAAGTCTGGGGCGCCTCTGCGGGGGCCCAGCCCCACTACCTCCGCGTCTACATGGCGCAACTCCGGCAGAAGCTGGAGGAGGACTCCGCGAGGCCCAAGCATCTCATCACCGAGCCGGGGGTTGGCTATCGCCTGAAGCTGGAGTAG
- a CDS encoding sensor histidine kinase KdpD, with the protein MDVQRPDPDALLRQVQDEEARKQRAQLKVFFGAAPGVGKTYAMLTEARVLQAEGVDVVIGVVETHGRSETAALAEGLEEIPKRDLAYRGVFYPEFDLDAALKRRPGLILMDELAHTNIMGALHDKRWQDVMDLLDAGIDVYTTINVQHMESLRDVVAQITGIIVRESVPDTVLERADEVELVDLQPEELQQRLKEGKVYVPDQARAALDRFFRKGNLLALRELALRRTADRVDAEMRRYMASEGIVKTWAAGDRLLVCVGPNEMSRRVVRATRRMAEALGGAEWMAVYVETTRHVRYGDQDRARIDENLRLAERLGAETVVLQGGQALAEDILNLARSRNVTKIVVGKPTRSRWLELLTGSLVDELVRGSGDIDVYVITGESSGDAAKPSLRPREHSPFHHYLWAAAAVALSSGISHLIFRLVNLEDVVMVYLLGIVVVAVRFGRGPSLTASLLSVLAFDFFFVPPYLTFTVSDFRHLGTFGVMLSVGLVIGNLTAQIREQAILARSREERTQALYRLSRELARGADSAPLVASAIRNLASQFHSKVVVLLPDDDGRLKPSELEPAYPIHDQELGVARWVFEHGEPAGLGTDTLPGAKAMYLPMLGAGGPIGVLGIQPEGSVALLEPGQKHLMEAFANQTALALERTQLSEQRSRTQVQMEREQMRNALLSSVSHDLRTPLGTITGAASALLDESAQMAEGTRREMLQTIQEEAHRLHRLVTNLLDLTRLESGALAVRKEWTPMEEVVGAALNRIESQILNRDVRVELPPDLPLVPLDPVLFEQVVINLVENAVKFSPADRPITIKAWATERNLTLVVQDNGPGIPEGHEERIFEKLVRLPGTSAPGAGLGLAICRGIVQAHGGRIQAANRPMGGAQILVSLPLEGVPPSPPSEVA; encoded by the coding sequence ATGGATGTCCAACGCCCCGATCCCGATGCGCTGCTCCGCCAGGTGCAGGACGAGGAAGCGAGGAAGCAGCGAGCGCAGCTGAAAGTCTTCTTTGGCGCTGCGCCGGGGGTGGGGAAGACCTACGCCATGCTGACGGAAGCCCGCGTGTTGCAGGCGGAAGGCGTGGATGTGGTCATCGGCGTGGTGGAGACCCACGGGCGCTCCGAGACCGCCGCCCTGGCGGAAGGCCTGGAGGAAATCCCCAAGCGGGACCTCGCGTACCGGGGTGTTTTCTATCCTGAATTCGACCTCGATGCCGCCTTGAAGCGCCGTCCGGGGCTCATCCTCATGGATGAGCTGGCCCACACGAACATCATGGGCGCCCTCCACGATAAGCGGTGGCAGGACGTCATGGACCTGCTGGATGCGGGAATCGACGTCTATACCACCATCAACGTGCAGCATATGGAAAGCCTGCGGGACGTGGTGGCCCAGATCACGGGCATCATCGTGCGCGAATCCGTGCCGGACACGGTGCTGGAACGGGCGGACGAGGTCGAGCTAGTGGACCTCCAGCCCGAAGAGCTGCAGCAGCGCCTGAAGGAGGGCAAGGTCTATGTGCCGGACCAGGCGCGGGCCGCGCTGGACCGCTTCTTCCGCAAGGGCAACCTGCTGGCCCTCCGGGAGCTGGCCCTGCGCCGGACGGCGGATCGCGTGGATGCGGAGATGCGCCGCTACATGGCGTCCGAGGGCATCGTCAAGACCTGGGCCGCAGGCGACCGCCTGCTGGTCTGCGTGGGACCCAACGAAATGTCCCGGCGGGTGGTGCGCGCCACCCGCCGCATGGCGGAGGCGCTTGGCGGCGCCGAGTGGATGGCGGTCTACGTGGAGACCACCCGGCATGTGCGTTATGGCGACCAGGACCGCGCGCGGATCGACGAAAACCTGAGGCTCGCCGAGCGGTTGGGGGCCGAAACCGTCGTGTTGCAGGGCGGCCAGGCGCTCGCCGAGGACATCCTCAACCTGGCCCGCTCCCGGAATGTCACCAAGATCGTGGTGGGCAAGCCCACCCGGTCCCGTTGGCTGGAGTTGTTGACGGGTTCCCTGGTGGACGAGCTGGTGAGAGGCAGCGGGGACATCGATGTCTATGTCATCACCGGGGAATCCAGCGGCGATGCGGCGAAACCCAGCCTCCGCCCGCGTGAACACAGCCCCTTCCACCATTACCTATGGGCGGCGGCGGCCGTGGCCCTCTCCTCGGGGATTTCCCACCTGATCTTCCGGCTCGTGAATCTGGAAGACGTGGTCATGGTGTACCTGCTGGGCATCGTGGTGGTGGCCGTGCGCTTCGGCCGCGGGCCATCGCTCACTGCGTCGTTGCTCAGCGTTTTAGCCTTCGACTTTTTCTTCGTGCCGCCCTACCTCACTTTCACTGTCTCGGATTTCCGGCATCTGGGCACCTTTGGAGTGATGCTTTCGGTGGGCCTGGTCATCGGCAATCTCACCGCGCAGATCCGGGAGCAGGCGATCCTGGCCCGCAGCCGGGAAGAACGCACCCAGGCTTTGTACCGCTTGAGCCGGGAACTGGCCAGAGGCGCGGATTCAGCGCCGCTCGTGGCTTCCGCCATCCGCAACCTTGCCTCGCAATTCCACAGCAAGGTCGTGGTGCTGCTGCCGGATGACGACGGGCGGCTCAAGCCTTCCGAACTCGAACCGGCCTACCCCATCCATGACCAGGAACTGGGCGTCGCCCGCTGGGTGTTCGAACACGGCGAACCTGCGGGGCTCGGGACCGACACGCTCCCAGGCGCCAAGGCCATGTACCTGCCCATGCTGGGTGCCGGAGGTCCCATCGGGGTGTTGGGCATCCAGCCGGAGGGTTCCGTAGCCTTATTGGAGCCTGGCCAGAAGCATCTGATGGAGGCCTTCGCCAACCAAACCGCCTTGGCGCTGGAGCGGACGCAGCTGTCTGAGCAGCGCAGCCGGACCCAGGTCCAGATGGAACGCGAGCAGATGCGCAATGCCTTGCTCAGTTCTGTGAGCCATGACCTCCGCACGCCGCTGGGCACTATCACTGGCGCGGCATCCGCCTTGCTGGATGAGTCTGCGCAGATGGCCGAGGGAACCCGGCGGGAGATGCTGCAGACCATCCAGGAGGAAGCCCATCGCCTCCATCGCCTGGTCACGAATCTGTTGGACCTGACGCGGTTGGAATCCGGTGCCTTGGCGGTGCGCAAGGAATGGACTCCCATGGAAGAGGTGGTCGGCGCGGCTTTGAACCGCATCGAATCCCAGATCCTCAACCGGGATGTCCGCGTGGAACTGCCGCCTGATCTGCCGCTCGTGCCGTTGGATCCAGTGCTCTTCGAACAGGTCGTCATCAATCTGGTGGAGAATGCCGTCAAGTTTTCGCCAGCGGACCGGCCCATCACCATCAAAGCCTGGGCCACGGAGCGCAACCTCACCTTGGTGGTGCAGGACAATGGGCCGGGCATCCCCGAGGGCCATGAAGAACGCATCTTCGAGAAGCTCGTGCGGCTTCCGGGCACCAGCGCCCCCGGAGCCGGACTCGGCCTCGCCATCTGCCGGGGCATCGTCCAGGCCCATGGGGGCCGCATCCAGGCGGCCAACCGGCCCATGGGCGGCGCGCAGATCCTCGTGAGCCTGCCGTTGGAAGGTGTCCCCCCAAGTCCACCCTCGGAGGTGGCATGA
- the kdpC gene encoding potassium-transporting ATPase subunit KdpC, which translates to MNLQLRPALVSFAALSVLTGLAYPALVAGLAKVVFPRQAAGSLVHKDNKVIGSELIGQSFTDPGHFWGRPSSTSGPDGKPLPYNGGNSGGSNLAPSNPGLKKAVEERIAALKAADPEQQGLVPVDLVTASGSGLDPHISPAAAAYQIHRVAKARALDQSRVQALVAAHTEQPQFGVLGDVRVNVLKLNMDLDGLR; encoded by the coding sequence ATGAACCTCCAACTCCGCCCCGCGCTTGTCTCCTTCGCCGCGCTCAGCGTGCTCACGGGCCTCGCCTATCCCGCCCTCGTCGCGGGCCTGGCCAAGGTCGTCTTTCCCCGGCAGGCCGCCGGGAGCCTTGTTCACAAAGACAACAAGGTGATCGGTTCCGAACTCATCGGCCAATCCTTCACGGATCCCGGCCATTTCTGGGGGCGTCCTTCATCCACCTCAGGTCCCGATGGCAAGCCGCTGCCCTACAACGGCGGCAACAGCGGCGGCAGCAACCTGGCGCCAAGCAATCCCGGTCTGAAGAAAGCCGTGGAAGAACGCATCGCAGCTTTGAAGGCGGCCGATCCAGAACAGCAGGGTTTGGTGCCCGTGGATCTGGTGACGGCCTCCGGAAGTGGTCTGGATCCCCACATAAGCCCCGCCGCCGCCGCGTACCAGATTCATCGCGTGGCCAAGGCCCGCGCGCTTGATCAATCCCGAGTGCAAGCTTTGGTGGCGGCCCACACGGAACAACCTCAGTTCGGGGTGTTGGGGGACGTCCGTGTGAATGTTCTGAAGCTGAACATGGATTTGGATGGATTGCGTTGA
- the kdpB gene encoding potassium-transporting ATPase subunit KdpB: protein MTSHSRQDSQARPLFEPRIVRRAVGDAFRKLNPLHQLRNPVMFTVWVCSAATTGLWIQSLSGHGEARPTFILAIALWLWFTLLFANFAEAMAEGRGKAQADSLRKSRKDVQAKKLQDTDKNGHAELVAASSLRLGDIVLVEAGDQIPGDGEVIEGVASVNESAITGESAPVIRESGGDRSAVTGGTVVLSDWLVVRITTNPGETFLDRMIAMVEGAKRQKTPNEIALDILLAGLTIVFLLATATLLPYSIFSVKAAGQGAPVTLTVLVALLVCLIPTTIGGLLSAIGIAGMDRMIQANVIATSGRAVEAAGDVDVLLLDKTGTITLGNREAVAFIPANGVSAEALADAAQLSSLADETPEGRSIVVLAKEKYGLRERDIHALDAHFVPFTAQTRMSGVNLGAREIRKGAASSIETFVESKGGRFPKELREAVDAISKAGGTPLAVAEGPHPLGVIHLKDIVKGGIKERFAELRSMGIKTVMITGDNPLTAAAIAAEAGVDDFLAQATPEDKLKLIREYQAGGRLVAMTGDGTNDAPALAQADVAVAMNSGTQAAKEAGNMVDLDSNPTKLIEIVEIGKQLLMTRGSLTTFSISNDVAKYFAILPAAFAATYPALGALNIMGLHSPESAILSAVIFNALIIVVLIPLALRGVKYRAVGAAQLLKRNLLIYGLGGLVVPFAGIKAIDWLLVATHLI from the coding sequence ATGACGTCCCACTCCCGGCAGGACAGCCAAGCCCGCCCCCTTTTCGAACCCCGCATCGTGCGCCGCGCGGTGGGCGACGCTTTCCGGAAATTGAATCCCCTGCACCAGCTCCGCAACCCCGTGATGTTCACGGTTTGGGTCTGTAGCGCCGCCACAACGGGTCTGTGGATTCAATCCCTTAGTGGACATGGAGAGGCCCGCCCCACCTTCATCCTGGCCATCGCGCTGTGGCTCTGGTTCACGCTCCTGTTCGCCAATTTCGCCGAAGCCATGGCCGAGGGCCGGGGCAAGGCCCAGGCGGATAGCCTGCGAAAATCCAGGAAGGACGTGCAGGCCAAGAAGCTCCAGGACACTGATAAGAACGGACACGCGGAATTGGTGGCGGCCTCGTCCTTGCGGCTGGGCGACATCGTCCTGGTGGAAGCTGGCGACCAGATTCCCGGCGATGGCGAAGTCATCGAAGGCGTGGCGTCCGTGAATGAGAGCGCCATCACCGGGGAGAGCGCACCGGTCATCCGGGAATCCGGCGGCGACCGCAGCGCCGTCACCGGAGGCACCGTGGTGCTTTCGGACTGGCTGGTGGTGCGGATCACCACCAATCCAGGCGAGACCTTTCTGGATCGCATGATCGCCATGGTGGAGGGCGCCAAGCGTCAGAAAACGCCCAACGAGATCGCCCTGGACATCCTGCTGGCCGGCCTCACCATCGTCTTCCTTCTGGCCACAGCCACACTGCTGCCCTATTCGATCTTCAGCGTGAAAGCGGCGGGCCAAGGGGCACCGGTGACACTCACCGTGCTGGTGGCGCTGCTGGTCTGCCTCATCCCCACCACCATCGGCGGCCTGCTTTCCGCCATCGGCATCGCGGGCATGGACCGCATGATCCAGGCCAATGTCATCGCCACTTCGGGCCGCGCGGTGGAAGCCGCCGGAGATGTGGACGTCCTCCTGCTCGACAAGACCGGGACCATCACGCTGGGCAACCGGGAAGCCGTGGCATTCATCCCGGCCAATGGCGTGAGTGCCGAAGCGCTGGCGGATGCGGCGCAGCTCTCTTCGTTAGCTGACGAGACGCCGGAAGGCCGCAGCATCGTCGTGCTGGCCAAGGAGAAGTACGGCCTTCGCGAACGCGACATCCACGCGCTGGACGCCCATTTCGTGCCCTTCACCGCCCAGACCCGCATGAGCGGCGTGAACCTGGGCGCGCGGGAAATCCGGAAAGGCGCCGCTTCGTCCATCGAGACATTTGTGGAGTCCAAAGGCGGGCGCTTTCCCAAGGAATTGAGGGAGGCCGTGGACGCCATCTCCAAAGCCGGGGGCACGCCCCTGGCCGTGGCGGAAGGTCCCCACCCGTTGGGCGTCATTCATCTCAAGGACATCGTGAAGGGCGGCATCAAGGAGCGTTTCGCCGAGCTGCGCAGCATGGGCATCAAGACCGTGATGATCACCGGCGACAATCCGCTCACCGCCGCGGCCATCGCCGCCGAAGCAGGCGTGGATGACTTCCTGGCCCAGGCTACGCCCGAAGACAAGCTCAAGCTCATCCGCGAATACCAGGCGGGCGGGCGACTCGTCGCCATGACCGGAGACGGCACGAATGACGCGCCAGCCTTGGCCCAGGCCGACGTGGCCGTGGCCATGAACTCCGGCACCCAGGCTGCCAAAGAGGCCGGAAACATGGTGGACCTGGACTCCAATCCCACCAAACTCATCGAGATCGTAGAAATCGGCAAGCAGTTGCTGATGACCCGGGGCAGCCTGACGACGTTCAGCATCAGCAACGACGTCGCCAAGTATTTCGCGATCCTGCCCGCGGCCTTCGCCGCCACTTACCCGGCCCTTGGAGCGCTGAACATCATGGGGCTCCACAGTCCGGAGAGCGCTATCCTCTCGGCGGTGATCTTCAATGCCCTCATCATCGTGGTGCTCATCCCCCTGGCCCTGCGAGGCGTGAAGTACCGCGCCGTGGGCGCGGCTCAACTGCTCAAGCGCAATCTGCTGATCTATGGATTGGGCGGCCTGGTGGTGCCCTTCGCGGGCATCAAGGCCATCGATTGGCTGCTCGTCGCAACGCACTTGATCTAA
- the kdpA gene encoding potassium-transporting ATPase subunit KdpA yields the protein MTHAWIQNILFLVLLLALAVPLGPFIAKVMEGERTFLHPVLGPVERGFYRLMGITGQEDMGWKSYAWAIALFNLLGIAAVFLLQKIQALPVLNPEAMVKVPTDLALNTAVSFATNTNWQAYGGETAMSYLTQMLGLTVQNFLSAATAIAVLVALIRGLVRRTADGIGNAWADLIRSTLYVLLPLSLVIALLLVSQGAIQNFSAYVRTASGQIIAMGPAASQVAIKMLGTNGGGFFNANSAHPFENPTAFSNLIHMLAIFVIPAALCFTFGRMVKDKRQGWAILAAMTVIFVGALAVTTWAEANGNPGLKALPVDQIVSIQQGGGNMEGKEIRFGTGATSLFATITTSASCGAINGWHDSFTPLGGLVPLWLMELGEVVFGGVGSGLYGMLMFALVGVFIGGLMVGRTPEYLGKKIEAFEMKMASIAILLPSAAILIGTAVAVLLPVATASISNPGPHGFSQILYAFSSATQNNGSAFGGLSVNIPFYNYGLALAMIVGRFGVIFPVLAIAGSLGRKKYTPESLGTLPTHTPLFVGVLVSVVLLVGALTYLPALALGPIAEHLSFHGDIR from the coding sequence ATGACCCACGCCTGGATCCAAAACATCCTCTTTCTGGTTTTGCTCTTGGCCTTGGCCGTTCCTTTGGGGCCATTCATCGCCAAGGTCATGGAAGGGGAGCGCACCTTCCTCCATCCCGTGCTGGGCCCCGTGGAGCGGGGTTTCTACCGCCTCATGGGCATCACCGGGCAGGAGGACATGGGCTGGAAAAGCTATGCCTGGGCCATCGCCCTGTTCAACCTGCTGGGCATCGCGGCCGTCTTCCTGCTGCAAAAAATCCAGGCGCTTCCGGTGCTGAACCCCGAAGCCATGGTCAAGGTGCCCACGGACCTGGCCTTGAACACCGCGGTGAGCTTTGCCACCAACACCAATTGGCAGGCCTATGGCGGCGAGACCGCCATGAGCTACCTCACCCAGATGCTGGGCCTCACGGTGCAGAACTTTCTATCGGCGGCTACCGCCATCGCGGTGCTGGTGGCGCTGATCCGGGGCCTGGTCCGGCGCACGGCGGATGGCATCGGCAATGCCTGGGCGGACCTGATCCGCAGCACGCTCTACGTGCTCCTGCCCCTGAGCCTGGTCATCGCCCTCCTGTTGGTTTCCCAGGGTGCCATCCAGAACTTCTCGGCCTACGTGCGCACCGCCTCAGGGCAGATCATCGCCATGGGACCGGCCGCTTCCCAGGTGGCCATCAAGATGCTTGGCACCAACGGTGGCGGCTTCTTCAATGCGAATTCCGCCCACCCCTTCGAGAACCCGACCGCCTTCAGCAACCTGATCCACATGCTCGCCATATTTGTGATCCCGGCGGCCCTTTGTTTCACCTTCGGCCGGATGGTGAAGGACAAGCGCCAGGGCTGGGCGATTCTCGCCGCCATGACCGTCATCTTTGTGGGCGCTCTGGCGGTCACCACCTGGGCTGAAGCCAATGGCAACCCGGGCTTGAAGGCCTTGCCGGTGGACCAGATTGTTTCCATCCAGCAGGGCGGGGGCAACATGGAGGGGAAGGAAATCCGCTTCGGCACCGGGGCCACCAGCCTTTTCGCCACCATCACGACCTCTGCTTCCTGCGGGGCGATCAATGGATGGCACGATTCCTTCACGCCCTTGGGCGGTTTGGTTCCGCTTTGGTTGATGGAGCTGGGCGAGGTCGTCTTCGGCGGCGTGGGCTCGGGCCTGTACGGCATGCTGATGTTCGCCCTGGTGGGTGTCTTCATCGGCGGCCTCATGGTGGGGCGCACGCCTGAGTACCTGGGGAAGAAGATCGAAGCTTTCGAGATGAAGATGGCCTCCATCGCCATCCTCCTGCCCTCCGCGGCGATCCTCATCGGGACGGCCGTTGCGGTGCTTCTGCCCGTGGCCACCGCCTCCATCTCGAATCCCGGGCCCCATGGCTTCTCGCAGATCCTCTATGCCTTCAGCAGCGCCACCCAGAACAACGGCAGCGCCTTCGGCGGCCTTAGTGTCAACATCCCCTTCTACAACTACGGCCTGGCGCTGGCCATGATCGTGGGGCGTTTCGGTGTGATCTTCCCGGTGCTCGCCATCGCGGGTTCCCTGGGACGCAAGAAATACACGCCCGAAAGCTTGGGCACACTGCCCACGCACACACCGCTTTTCGTGGGCGTGCTGGTCAGCGTGGTGCTGCTGGTGGGCGCGCTCACCTACCTGCCGGCCTTGGCGCTGGGGCCCATTGCTGAACATTTGTCGTTTCACGGAGATATCCGATGA
- the kdpF gene encoding K(+)-transporting ATPase subunit F: MSTTMLIAAILTLALLGYLIFALLKPEKFQ; the protein is encoded by the coding sequence ATGTCCACCACGATGCTGATCGCAGCCATCCTGACGCTGGCCCTGCTGGGCTACCTGATCTTTGCGCTCCTAAAGCCGGAGAAGTTCCAATGA
- a CDS encoding porin, producing MALLMPGIIWAQGTDPAGPAVALPPPSVAPAPFAFADFTWLNGGGRQKEAILDTKYFTGEFRADVNYVYDFNHPKDHTLVGSSELGRTNEIHVQQLGIGGDFHWENVRGRIMTQFGLYSTMTPRNDASPTKGQWQTDNAYRYISEAYGGYHWDVMNGINLDAGIFMSYVGLFSYYNFDNWAYQPSYVSSNTPWFFNGLRLQVFPTDKLKFELWVTNGWQSYNMFNNTPGIGGNFTWSPNGNVRVISNNYFIGADTLGNQKRTRRHTDNSIEVKYWDKPDHFLSKMATSFTFDLGDEQGGGVSRSGTATEPKQYFAGWMFYNRFWFAHDRHAVTLGGGAITNPGRYLVLVPPINGATAASGTPYFTANPGDPYHAWDWSATYDYMPNQWITFRGEFNRRGANVPYFAGSGGVTPPGGNQGAPGSMVQDWAPDLRKLESRLTFALLVKF from the coding sequence ATGGCATTGTTGATGCCGGGAATCATCTGGGCTCAAGGGACCGATCCCGCAGGCCCAGCAGTGGCGCTCCCGCCTCCATCCGTGGCACCGGCACCCTTCGCCTTCGCGGACTTCACCTGGCTCAACGGTGGCGGCCGCCAGAAGGAGGCGATCCTCGACACGAAATACTTCACCGGCGAATTCCGGGCCGATGTGAACTATGTCTACGACTTCAACCATCCCAAGGACCACACTCTGGTGGGCTCCAGCGAGCTGGGCCGCACCAACGAGATCCATGTCCAACAGCTGGGCATCGGCGGTGATTTCCATTGGGAGAACGTCCGCGGCCGCATCATGACCCAGTTCGGCCTCTACTCCACCATGACGCCCCGCAACGACGCGAGTCCCACCAAGGGACAGTGGCAGACCGACAACGCCTACCGCTACATCTCCGAAGCCTATGGCGGGTACCACTGGGATGTGATGAATGGCATCAACCTCGATGCGGGCATTTTCATGTCCTATGTCGGCCTGTTCAGTTATTACAACTTCGACAACTGGGCCTACCAGCCTTCCTATGTTTCTTCGAACACACCCTGGTTCTTCAACGGCCTGCGGCTCCAGGTCTTCCCCACCGACAAACTGAAGTTCGAGTTGTGGGTCACCAACGGCTGGCAGTCCTACAACATGTTCAACAACACGCCGGGCATCGGCGGCAACTTCACCTGGTCCCCGAATGGCAATGTCCGGGTCATCTCGAACAACTACTTCATCGGTGCCGACACCCTTGGCAACCAGAAGCGCACCCGCCGCCACACGGACAACAGCATCGAGGTGAAGTACTGGGACAAACCCGACCACTTCCTTTCCAAGATGGCCACCTCCTTCACCTTCGATCTGGGGGATGAACAGGGTGGCGGCGTGAGCCGCTCGGGCACGGCAACAGAGCCGAAACAGTATTTTGCAGGTTGGATGTTCTACAACCGCTTCTGGTTCGCTCACGACCGCCATGCCGTCACCCTTGGCGGCGGCGCCATCACCAATCCCGGCCGCTACCTCGTGCTGGTGCCGCCCATCAACGGCGCCACCGCCGCCTCCGGGACGCCCTACTTCACGGCCAATCCTGGCGATCCCTACCACGCCTGGGACTGGTCAGCGACCTACGACTACATGCCGAACCAGTGGATCACCTTCCGGGGCGAGTTCAACCGCCGCGGGGCGAACGTGCCTTACTTCGCGGGCTCTGGCGGCGTGACGCCTCCCGGCGGCAACCAGGGGGCTCCGGGTTCGATGGTGCAGGATTGGGCGCCGGATCTCCGCAAGCTCGAAAGCCGCTTGACCTTCGCCCTGCTCGTCAAGTTTTAG
- a CDS encoding acetyl-CoA hydrolase/transferase family protein, producing the protein MPRSADAISAVSGIRSGQRVFVHGGCATPLVLLNALLERAPEVRNVELMHLHTAGPGAPAEDRYTDSFRVTNLFVGHNMRGKVGSERIDYLPCFLSEIPALFRSGRRTPDVALLHVSPPDAHGYCSLGTSVDVARAASETAKVIIAQVNPRMPRVHGDGFIHIDRIHHWVDVDEEIPESPATPLTDIELAIGRHASSLIEDGATLQMGIGAVPDAVLAALHHHKHLGIHTEMWSEGAFALIQSGAVDNSMKKIHPGKIVGGFVMGSRALFDFIDDNPAAVLLDIAYINNPTNIARNQKATAINSAVEIDLTGQVCADSIGSRIISGVGGQMDFIRGASLSVGGKPIIALSSRTLKGMPRIVPQLKSGAGVVTTRAHVHYIVTEYGVADLAGKTLHERAKALIKLAHPDDREALEIARRELWQ; encoded by the coding sequence ATGCCACGTTCAGCCGATGCCATCTCTGCGGTCTCCGGAATCCGTTCAGGCCAGCGGGTCTTCGTCCATGGCGGCTGCGCGACGCCCCTGGTGCTGCTGAATGCGCTGTTGGAGCGGGCTCCCGAAGTGCGCAACGTGGAACTCATGCATCTGCACACCGCCGGACCGGGGGCTCCAGCCGAAGATCGCTACACGGATTCCTTTCGCGTCACCAATTTGTTCGTGGGCCACAACATGCGGGGAAAGGTGGGCAGCGAACGCATCGATTACCTGCCCTGCTTCCTTTCAGAGATCCCGGCGCTGTTCCGGTCCGGCCGACGCACTCCCGATGTCGCCCTGCTCCACGTGAGCCCGCCGGATGCGCACGGATACTGTTCCTTGGGCACATCTGTCGACGTGGCGCGGGCCGCATCGGAAACCGCCAAGGTGATCATCGCCCAGGTCAATCCGCGGATGCCGCGGGTCCATGGGGACGGTTTCATCCACATCGACCGGATCCACCATTGGGTCGACGTGGATGAGGAAATCCCGGAGTCGCCGGCCACGCCCTTGACTGACATCGAATTGGCCATCGGACGGCATGCCAGTTCGCTCATCGAGGACGGCGCCACACTCCAGATGGGGATCGGCGCGGTGCCCGACGCCGTGCTCGCGGCCCTGCACCACCACAAGCATCTGGGGATCCACACCGAGATGTGGAGCGAGGGCGCCTTCGCCCTGATCCAATCCGGCGCCGTGGACAACAGCATGAAAAAGATCCACCCCGGAAAGATCGTGGGCGGTTTCGTCATGGGATCGCGGGCGCTCTTCGATTTCATCGACGACAACCCCGCCGCGGTGCTGTTGGATATCGCCTACATCAACAACCCGACCAACATCGCCCGCAACCAGAAGGCCACCGCCATCAATTCAGCGGTCGAGATCGACCTCACGGGCCAGGTCTGCGCCGACTCCATCGGCAGCCGCATCATCTCGGGCGTCGGCGGCCAGATGGATTTCATCCGCGGCGCCTCCCTGTCTGTGGGCGGCAAGCCCATCATCGCCCTCTCCAGCCGCACCCTGAAGGGGATGCCCCGCATCGTCCCGCAGCTCAAATCCGGCGCCGGCGTCGTGACCACCCGGGCCCATGTCCACTACATCGTGACGGAATACGGTGTGGCGGATCTCGCGGGCAAGACGTTGCACGAAAGGGCCAAGGCGCTCATCAAGCTGGCGCATCCCGATGATCGGGAGGCTCTTGAAATCGCCAGGCGGGAGCTCTGGCAGTAG